Within the Agromyces atrinae genome, the region GACCACCCGACGCACGGTGAGCTCTGGCTCAACTTCGTCGATCAGCGCATCTTCGGCTCGATGGCCGTCGATCGTCTCGTGCCGACGGACGACGGCGAGATCGCCGGATTCTCGGGCTCGGCGACGGGGGAGTGGCAGCGCTCCCTGCCGAGCCAGGTCGCGCACATCAGTCGCGACCCGCTCGACCCCGCGTTCGACGACCGGCGCTTCCGCCGAGCCCTCCGATCGCGTTCGTCGGCGATCAAGCGCGTCATGCTCGACCAGACGGTCGTGAGCGGCATCGGCAACATCTACGCCGACGAGGCGCTCTGGGCCGCGCGCATCCACGCCGAGCAGCCGGCATCCACTCTCTCCGACGCCCGCGCCGCGACCCTCCTCGCCGAGGTGCGCGCCGTGCTCCGTCGCGCTCTCGCCGAGGGCGGGACGAGCTTCGACGCGCAGTACGTCAACGTCAACGGGGCCTCGGGTTACTTCTCACACTCGCTCAACGTCTACGGCAAGCAGGGAGCGGCGTGCCCGCGGTGCGGAACGACGATCGTGCGTGAGGCCTTCATGAACCGCGGCTCGCACTTCTGCCCGCGCTGTCAGCGGGTGCGGGCGGCGACGCGTCGCGGCGCGGATCCCCGCTGATCGGCTCGCCCTCCGGTACCGTGGACGCGAGCGCAGGCCTCGAGTGCCGAGCGCCGTCGAAAGGTGAGCCGTGTATCTGAAGAGCCTGACCCTCAAGGGGTTCAAGTCCTTCGCTCAACCGACCACTTTCGCGTTCGAACCGGGGGTGACGTGCGTCGTCGGCCCGAACGGCTCCGGCAAGTCGAACGTCGTCGACGCCCTCGCCTGGGTCATGGGCGAGCAGGCCGTGAAGACCCTGCGCGGCGGCAAGATGGAGGACGTCATCTTCGCGGGCACCTCGACGCGCGGGCCGCTCGGCCGCGCGGAGGTCGCCCTCACGATCGACAACTCCGACGGTGCGCTTCCGATCGAGTACAGCGAGGTCACCATCTCGCGCACGCTCTTCCGCAACGGTTCGAGCGAGTACGCGATCAACGGCGACGCGTGTCGACTGCTCGACGTCCAGGAGCTCTTGTCCGACTCGGGTCTCGGCCGAGAGATGCACGTCATCGTCGGCCAGGGCCGCCTCGACTCGGTGCTGCACGCGAGCGCGGAGGACCGCCGCGGCTTCATCGAGGAGGCCGCCGGAATCCTGAAGCACCGCCGGCGCAAGGAGAAGACCCTCCGCAAGCTCGATGCGATGCAGACGAACCTCACGCGGTTGAGTGACCTCGCGGGCGAGATCCGGCGTCAGCTGAAGCCGCTCGGGCGTCAGGCCGAGGTCGCTCGCGAAGCGCAGACCATCGCCGCCGTCGTCCGCGACGCGCGCGCCCGCCTGCTCGCCGACGAGGTCGTGGGTCTCCGCCGCGCGCTCGACGAGTACGGGCGCAGCGAGCACGAGCGCCATTCCGAGCGCATCGTCCTCCAGGAGCAGCTCGAACAGAAGCAACTGCGCATCGCGCGGCTCGAGCAGGCGCAGCAGGGCGACGCCGTCGATGACGCGCGCCGCACGAGCTTCGCCCTCGAGTCGGTGCACGAGAAGCTCCGCGGGCTCTTCACCCTCGCGAACCAGAGGCTCGCCCTGCTCGGCGGCGAGGCGCCGTCGACGGATGCCTCTCCGAGCGTCACCCGAGCGATGATCGACGCTGCCCGAGCCGAGCTCGCCGACCTCCGCATCGAGGTCGAGGCGGCGGGTGTACGTCTCGAGGGCGCCCAGGCGGCGACGCGCGGTGCCCGCACCTCCCTCGATTCGGTCGATGCCGAGATCGCGGCGCAGAGTGCGCTCGTCTCGCGTCACGACCTTGAGATCTCGAAGCTCACCGGGCAGGCCGATGCCGCCGCATCCCGGCTCGCTGCCGTCCGGGGCGAGGTGCTGCGGCATGAGAACGCCCTCGAGGCGGCCCGTGAGCGTCGCGAGATCGCGCAGGCGCGCTTCGCCGAGGTCGAACTCGCGGCCGCCGAGAGCGACCTCGGAGACACCGATCTCGACGAGGCGTACGAACTCGCACAGGGCGCGGTCTTCGAGGCCGAGGGCGAGATCGAACGGCTCCGCGACGAACTGCACGCCCACGAACGTGAGCGCGATGCCCTGGCTGCGCGCACGAGTGCGCTCTCGCTCGCCCTCGACGTCGAAGACGGCTCGGCCGAGATCCTCCGAGCCGGTCTCGCCGGGGTGCGCGGCCGCGTCGCCGACGCGGTGCAGGTGCATCCGGGCTTCGAGACGGCCGTGAACGCCGCCCTCGGCTCGCTCGCGGACGCCGTCCTCGTCGATACGGCCGATCACGCGGTCGCCGCGATAAGGTTCGCGGTCGCCTCCGACCTCGGGCGCGTCGACGTCGTCATCGCCGAGTCCTCGGGCGGGCGGCCGAATGCGTGGCCGGATGTCGCGGGCGTCGTCTCCGCTCGATCCGTGGTGTCGGCTCCGGCCGGTGTGCTCGGCGTCCTCGACTTCGTCGGCATCGCCGACGACCTCGCCGCAGCGCGA harbors:
- the smc gene encoding chromosome segregation protein SMC, which gives rise to MYLKSLTLKGFKSFAQPTTFAFEPGVTCVVGPNGSGKSNVVDALAWVMGEQAVKTLRGGKMEDVIFAGTSTRGPLGRAEVALTIDNSDGALPIEYSEVTISRTLFRNGSSEYAINGDACRLLDVQELLSDSGLGREMHVIVGQGRLDSVLHASAEDRRGFIEEAAGILKHRRRKEKTLRKLDAMQTNLTRLSDLAGEIRRQLKPLGRQAEVAREAQTIAAVVRDARARLLADEVVGLRRALDEYGRSEHERHSERIVLQEQLEQKQLRIARLEQAQQGDAVDDARRTSFALESVHEKLRGLFTLANQRLALLGGEAPSTDASPSVTRAMIDAARAELADLRIEVEAAGVRLEGAQAATRGARTSLDSVDAEIAAQSALVSRHDLEISKLTGQADAAASRLAAVRGEVLRHENALEAARERREIAQARFAEVELAAAESDLGDTDLDEAYELAQGAVFEAEGEIERLRDELHAHERERDALAARTSALSLALDVEDGSAEILRAGLAGVRGRVADAVQVHPGFETAVNAALGSLADAVLVDTADHAVAAIRFAVASDLGRVDVVIAESSGGRPNAWPDVAGVVSARSVVSAPAGVLGVLDFVGIADDLAAARTAAPQLAQAALGGPITLVTRAGDVLTEYVLSGGSGDARGRIELIAERDTAAERLDEVFHAIERARFALAEQRALVQNAKEQSTRALASLREFDAQLAARTEQLNRARVQTEAAAAELERLETTERNARERVAEAEAVAASAKSDLETARSRPRPMLDVSARDALLVELEGAREREVEARLHLETARERVRAEELRITGMDRQLELDRRAAEEAARRAVIRRRQLDAATRVADALPAVLTSIDAAVVEAKLVLAKAEQARSEQNEELVALRREESALRERLQAVTENVHGLELQIYEKKLHLSGLLERAGSELGLVEDVLVAEYGPEEPIPAEAEGGEPTAFVRAEQERRLAAADRKLSQLGRVNPLALEEFAALEQRHTFLTEQLTDLTNTRKDLLTIIEEIDGRMESIFRAAFEDTRIAFGEVFPVLFPGGTGSISLTDPDNMLTTGIEVSVRPAGKKIERLSLLSGGERSLAAVALLIAIFKARPSPFYIMDEVEAALDDANLGRLLTILEDLRESSQLIVITHQKRTMEIADALYGVSMRQDGVSAVVGQRVREERAS
- the mutM gene encoding bifunctional DNA-formamidopyrimidine glycosylase/DNA-(apurinic or apyrimidinic site) lyase codes for the protein MPELPEVEVVRSGLDPAVTGATIAGVEVFEPRSLKRHDAATGRFSDLLEGSTSLAAVRRGKFLWFPLSSGRALVAHLGMSGQILLRAPGHAEAGHLRLRLHLDHPTHGELWLNFVDQRIFGSMAVDRLVPTDDGEIAGFSGSATGEWQRSLPSQVAHISRDPLDPAFDDRRFRRALRSRSSAIKRVMLDQTVVSGIGNIYADEALWAARIHAEQPASTLSDARAATLLAEVRAVLRRALAEGGTSFDAQYVNVNGASGYFSHSLNVYGKQGAACPRCGTTIVREAFMNRGSHFCPRCQRVRAATRRGADPR